In Desulfatiglans sp., the following are encoded in one genomic region:
- the lysM gene encoding peptidoglycan-binding protein LysM: MGLIDFVKNAGAKVMGVETKAVLQEREKIAENALAKALERHVQKTGVAIENLKIEFDDEVATVYGTTKSQPDREKIALAVGNVNGVSKVDDRIQVDTSKAAPEQKPEPETKYYTVAKGDTLSKIAKEFYGNPMKYTVIFEANKPMLTNPDLIYPGQVLRIPIE, from the coding sequence ATGGGATTAATTGATTTTGTAAAAAACGCGGGTGCCAAGGTTATGGGTGTTGAAACCAAAGCAGTATTACAGGAGCGGGAAAAAATTGCAGAAAATGCTCTGGCAAAGGCACTGGAAAGGCATGTTCAAAAGACCGGAGTAGCTATTGAAAATCTCAAAATTGAATTTGATGATGAGGTCGCTACTGTCTACGGGACAACAAAAAGCCAGCCGGACAGGGAGAAGATTGCACTTGCTGTCGGCAATGTAAACGGGGTTTCAAAGGTGGATGATCGAATTCAGGTTGATACAAGCAAAGCAGCACCTGAACAAAAGCCAGAGCCTGAAACCAAATACTACACAGTTGCCAAGGGTGATACTCTGTCAAAAATTGCAAAGGAATTTTATGGAAATCCGATGAAATATACAGTGATTTTTGAGGCTAATAAACCAATGCTGACGAATCCTGACCTGATCTATCCTGGTCAGGTCCTTCGTATCCCTATTGAATAA
- a CDS encoding V-type ATP synthase subunit D: MAKIKYTKNELKLQKDNLKRFTRYLPTLELKKQQLLVEIRTIQGAVEKLEAEAKELEQEVSNWADVFAEDIDLHSMFSVKQVLTDTGNIAGIDIPLFKDVIFEDYEYDFFTTPIWVDKALEVTKSQIRRIAELDILHRQQEIIREELRITVQRIKLFEEVKIPESKENIRVIRIFLGDQMTAAVVRGKIAKTKLESKKKQEAHQ, translated from the coding sequence ATGGCAAAAATAAAATATACAAAAAATGAGCTGAAGCTCCAGAAAGATAATCTCAAGCGATTTACCAGGTATCTGCCTACTCTTGAATTGAAAAAACAGCAGCTTCTTGTGGAGATTCGCACCATTCAGGGTGCAGTTGAGAAGCTGGAGGCAGAGGCAAAAGAGCTTGAGCAGGAGGTATCGAACTGGGCAGATGTGTTTGCCGAAGATATTGATCTTCACAGCATGTTCTCTGTAAAACAGGTGCTTACAGATACAGGTAACATAGCAGGCATTGATATTCCTCTGTTTAAGGATGTAATCTTTGAAGACTATGAATATGACTTTTTTACCACCCCGATCTGGGTGGATAAAGCCCTTGAGGTAACAAAGTCTCAGATCAGGCGTATAGCCGAGCTGGATATCCTGCACAGGCAGCAGGAAATAATCCGTGAAGAGTTACGTATCACAGTGCAGCGGATCAAGCTGTTTGAAGAGGTGAAGATCCCTGAGTCAAAGGAGAATATCCGGGTGATCAGGATATTCCTGGGTGATCAGATGACAGCTGCTGTTGTTCGTGGAAAAATCGCCAAGACCAAACTCGAGAGCAAGAAAAAACAGGAGGCTCACCAATGA
- a CDS encoding DUF937 domain-containing protein, translated as MDLLNMLLNAGNGGAVKQMARNFGLDENQAASAISNLLPAIGQGLAHNASKPNGIDSIMKALSSGKHTQYIDNLDTLSDENTVTDGNGILGHILGSKDVSRQVAGAASAKTGIGQDVLKKMLPVVAAMAMGALGKQSSGSAINSLGSDGQSQGGLMGMLGEFLDRDNDGSMLDDVLGMASKLFKK; from the coding sequence ATGGATCTATTAAACATGCTTTTAAATGCAGGTAATGGAGGGGCTGTAAAACAAATGGCCAGGAATTTTGGGCTGGATGAGAATCAGGCTGCATCAGCTATATCCAATCTTCTGCCAGCGATTGGTCAGGGACTGGCGCATAATGCCTCAAAACCAAACGGTATTGACAGTATTATGAAGGCCCTCTCATCAGGTAAACACACTCAGTATATAGATAATCTTGATACCCTGAGTGACGAGAACACAGTAACAGATGGTAACGGTATCCTGGGCCATATTCTGGGCAGCAAGGATGTCAGCAGGCAGGTTGCTGGGGCAGCTTCGGCTAAAACAGGGATAGGACAGGATGTCCTGAAAAAAATGTTGCCGGTCGTTGCGGCTATGGCAATGGGGGCATTGGGTAAACAGAGTTCCGGTTCTGCCATAAATTCACTCGGTTCAGACGGTCAATCACAGGGCGGATTGATGGGCATGCTGGGGGAGTTTCTTGACAGAGATAATGACGGTTCAATGCTTGATGATGTCCTGGGCATGGCATCAAAACTGTTTAAAAAATAA
- a CDS encoding V-type ATP synthase subunit K (produces ATP from ADP in the presence of a proton gradient across the membrane; the K subunit is a nonenzymatic component which binds the dimeric form by interacting with the G and E subunits), producing the protein MIAGLGDMSISLAISAVGSALGIGIAGMAAVGAWKRAYMNNKAAPFILIAFVGAPLSQTIYGMILRNAIKGANLPPESYIYQMLLGLFAGLAIAMSAFFQGKVGAKAADALAETGKGFGNYIMTIGVVETVALFVMVFTMTALPKV; encoded by the coding sequence ATGATCGCAGGCTTAGGAGATATGAGCATTTCATTGGCAATTTCAGCTGTTGGTTCTGCTCTTGGCATTGGTATCGCAGGTATGGCAGCGGTAGGTGCGTGGAAGAGGGCATATATGAATAACAAGGCAGCCCCGTTTATCCTTATAGCGTTTGTTGGCGCCCCATTATCCCAGACTATATACGGCATGATATTGCGCAATGCTATTAAAGGAGCAAATCTTCCCCCTGAAAGTTATATTTATCAGATGCTGCTGGGTCTGTTTGCCGGTCTTGCCATTGCCATGTCAGCCTTTTTTCAGGGAAAGGTGGGAGCAAAGGCGGCTGACGCACTGGCAGAAACCGGTAAGGGGTTTGGTAACTATATCATGACAATTGGCGTTGTTGAAACGGTTGCCTTATTTGTAATGGTTTTTACCATGACAGCCTTGCCAAAGGTATAA